The Eubacterium sp. MSJ-33 genomic sequence CCGGTTGTCGTGCCGACATTTAAGCACAGACTGATGGCGAATCCGTTGATCAGACCACCGAACACGCTGTTCAGCATGGCATCCTGCGTAAATACATAGGCAGGCAGTATGTCGACGAAAATACTCGACAGAATGATCGTGAGAATTGAGTAGAGCGTGAATTTCCGTCCGATGAATTTGAACCCGATGTAGACCGGGATGATATTTAACAGGACATTTAGCAGTGTATATGGAACATGAATGTGCAGGAATTTCTGGAAGATCTCCTGCAGAAGCAGAGATAATCCGGAGAAACCGCCCGGAAATAATCCCGCAGGACGTGCGAAACAGCACAGATTCCATGCGAAGATGATGGACGCGAGGATAACGATGAAGATCCGGAATACCTGATAGAATTTCGGGTGTTTGTATTCAATGGATTGGAACATGGTGAACCCTCCTTTGCGGTGTGTGGAATTTGTTTCTTTTCTTCAAATTATAAATATAGTATACTATGATTAGTTGAATTTATAAATATGAATTAGGTAAAAAGAGGAACGAAAGTGAAGAAAAACGATAGCATAGAATTAGTGATAGAGGATATGGGAACGGACGGCGAAGGAATCGGACATGTAGCGACTGAGGACGGCAGAAGCATCGCAGTATTCGTGAAGGATGCCGTGATGGGCGATACGATCCGTGCCGCAATCACGAAAGTCAAAAAGCAGTATGTGTATGCGCGATTGGTGGAAGTAATTAAGCCGTCACCATATCGTGTAGAACCGAAATGTCCGGTGGCAAGACCGTGCGGAGGCTGTACCTTGCAGCATGTCAGCTACGAAAAACAGCTTGATTACAAATGGAACAAAGTCAAGAACTGTCTTTCACGTATCGGTGGAATCGAGCATCCGGAAGATCTGATGGAGCCGATCATTGGCATGGAGAATCCGTGGAATTACCGGAACAAAGCGCAGTTCCCGGTGGGACGTGACAAAGACGGAAAGGTTGTAACCGGATTTTATGCAGGCAGAACGCATACGATCATTGACACGCCGCATTGTGATATTCAGGCGGAGGGCAATGATGCGATTATTAAATGTGTGCGGGATTTCCTGCAGGAATATAATATTTCAACTTATGACGAGGAGACGCATACTGGTCTGATGCGCCATATCTTAACGAGGGTAGGATTTACAACCGGTGAGATCATGGTGTGCCTGATTATCAATGGCACGAAGCTCCCACATGCAGACGTGCTGGTGGAGCGGCTGTGCCAGATCGATGGAATGACGAGCATCAGCATCAATATCAATCAGGAAAAGACGAACCGGATTCTGGGAGATACATGCAAGACCTTATGGGGACAGGATTATATTACGGATTATATCGGTGATGTGAAATATCAGATATCACCATTGTCGTTCTATCAGGTAAACCCGGTACAGACAAAGAAACTGTATGACAAAGCCTTGGAATATGCAGATCTTCAGGGTGGGGAGACGGTCTGGGATCTGTACTGCGGTATCGGAACTATTTCGCTGTTCTTGAGCAAAAAGGCGGCGAAGGTGTATGGCGTGGAAATCGTCCCACAGGCAATCGCCGATGCGAAGGTAAATGCGCAGATCAATGGCATCGAAAATGTACAGTTCTTCGTTGGCAAGGCAGAAGAAGTGCTTCCAGCCGAATACAAGGAACACGGCGTATATGCGGATGTGATCGTCGTTGATCCGCCACGTAAGGGCTGTGATGAGACATTATTGCAGACAATCGCAGATATGCAGCCAAAACGGATGGTCTACGTGAGCTGTGATCCGGCAACGCTTGCCAGAGATGTGAAGCGCATGGGTGAGCTTGGG encodes the following:
- the rlmD gene encoding 23S rRNA (uracil(1939)-C(5))-methyltransferase RlmD, with amino-acid sequence MKKNDSIELVIEDMGTDGEGIGHVATEDGRSIAVFVKDAVMGDTIRAAITKVKKQYVYARLVEVIKPSPYRVEPKCPVARPCGGCTLQHVSYEKQLDYKWNKVKNCLSRIGGIEHPEDLMEPIIGMENPWNYRNKAQFPVGRDKDGKVVTGFYAGRTHTIIDTPHCDIQAEGNDAIIKCVRDFLQEYNISTYDEETHTGLMRHILTRVGFTTGEIMVCLIINGTKLPHADVLVERLCQIDGMTSISININQEKTNRILGDTCKTLWGQDYITDYIGDVKYQISPLSFYQVNPVQTKKLYDKALEYADLQGGETVWDLYCGIGTISLFLSKKAAKVYGVEIVPQAIADAKVNAQINGIENVQFFVGKAEEVLPAEYKEHGVYADVIVVDPPRKGCDETLLQTIADMQPKRMVYVSCDPATLARDVKRMGELGYQVEKVAVVDQFCQGGHVETVVKLSLKTDTPKFEVIMKPDEEGNYTPEEKVTYQKIKEYVFEKYGLKVHSLYIAQIKDKCGLNKERKGNNWKKNEDARVPQCTLEKEAAIMDAFMHFGMI